The DNA segment TTACTGGATCATATCGTCGATTGACGAATTTAATTTAGGTTATGAAATTGCAGGTAAGATTAGTATAGAAGAATTGGGATCGGTGCTAAGGTGTTTGTATCCAAACGTTACGGTGGAAGAACTGCGGGAGATGATCAGAGAAGTTGATACTGATGGAAATGGGACCATTGAGTTCCAGGAGTTCTTCAATCTCATGGTCAAGAAGATGAaggtgtgtgtgtgtttatatatatatataataaagcTAGCTAGAGATCATCAGAAAATTTCTTTGGTctcctaattaattaaataaaaattcagggCTGATATTCATGAATCAATATTAATTTTCCAGGAAACTGATGCAAATCACGATGACCTGAGAGAAGCCTTCAACGCTTTCGACAAAGACCAAGACGGATACATCTCGCCCGACGAGGTAATTGGCCACCCGTATTTACAAACTCGGTCGCGGGTATTGTGTTATTAGTTGTCACATATCGACTGGATTAAGTTTTTGGGAGTTGTATATATGGACTTGGACGATCTCACTCTTTGATCTAGATTTTACTAGAGTTGAATTAGGGCCAACTGTTCATAATATTCTTATATA comes from the Henckelia pumila isolate YLH828 chromosome 1, ASM3356847v2, whole genome shotgun sequence genome and includes:
- the LOC140863908 gene encoding uncharacterized protein isoform X1, encoding MESRVVDHQEESFIYEAFKLFDKNGDGYEIAGKISIEELGSVLRCLYPNVTVEELREMIREVDTDGNGTIEFQEFFNLMVKKMKETDANHDDLREAFNAFDKDQDGYISPDELGHVMICLGERMTAEELEEMIKEVDLDGDGQVNYQEFVKIIYDDGLWIHNISPYM